The following proteins are encoded in a genomic region of Pungitius pungitius chromosome 17, fPunPun2.1, whole genome shotgun sequence:
- the rp9 gene encoding retinitis pigmentosa 9 protein: protein MSDRKRRREKDERSEHKKHKSSKQDLEKLKTHTKKLNQEVQQLKHVETFYEKPPPGLIKEHEDKPEDCIPAEPGNEAARTFLAKAPTRGLWMPLGKEVKVMQCWRCKRYGHRTGDKECPFFIKGNQKLEQFRVAHEDPMYDIIRENKRNEKETRIQQLQKLLQDTTSSSSDSSSSSADHHRGKKRKKRKDKKKKDRKRKGKRKHKTSDSSDSD, encoded by the exons ATGTCGGACCGAAAGCGAAGACGAGAGAAGGACGAGCGAAGCGAACACAAGAAGCACAAGTCCTCCAAACAGGATTTGGAgaaactcaaaacacacacgaAGAAACTCAACCAAGAAGTCCAGCAGCTGAAACACGTCGAGACGTT CTATGAGAAACCTCCACCGGGACTCATCAAG GAGCACGAGGACAAGCCGGAGGACTGTATCCCCGCGGAACCCGGAAATGAAGCAGCCAGGACCTTCCTGGCCAAGGCTCCCACCCGGGGGCTGTGGATGCCTCTGGggaaggaggtgaaggtgatGCAGT GTTGGAGATGTAAGCGCTACGGCCACAGGACGGGAGACAAGGAGTGTCCCTTCTTCATCAAGGGCAACCAGAAACTGGAGCAGTTCAGAGTG GCTCACGAAGACCCGATGTACGACATCATTCGAGAAAACAAAAGGAACGAAAAGGAAACCAG GATCCAACAGCTGCAGAAGTTGCTTCAAGACACCACTTCCTCCAGCTCGgacagctcctcttcctccgccgaCCACCATCGCggcaagaaaaggaaaaagaggaaggataaaaagaagaaagacagaaagaggaaaggGAAACGAAAGCACAAGACCTCAGACTCCTCGGACTCGGATTGA